A window from Bradysia coprophila strain Holo2 chromosome X unlocalized genomic scaffold, BU_Bcop_v1 contig_20, whole genome shotgun sequence encodes these proteins:
- the LOC119068679 gene encoding protein C-ets-2-like isoform X2 yields MEFNSNECCSQCVIPHFNGCGPTCLWKFLLELLMDQNCHRCITWTGNGWEFKLIDPEEVARRWGAVKNKPRMNYEKLSRAIRYYYNKGIIQKTFGRKYVYRFTDGIQSSIGMSLEELQARYDLRMSHN; encoded by the exons ATGGAATTTAATTCTAACGAATGCTGTTCACAATGTGTGATACCACATTTCAATGGATGTGGACCTACgtgtttatggaaatttttgttagaattaCTGATGGATCAGAACTGCCACCGATGCATAACGTGGACCGGCAACGGATGGGAATTCAAACTAATCGATCCTGAAGag GTGGCTCGCAGATGGGGTGCAGTTAAGAACAAACCCAGAATGAATTATGAGAAATTGAGTCGAGCTATTCGCTATTACTACAACAAAGGAATTATTCAGAAAACTTTTGGAAGGAAATATGTCTATCGATTTACGGATGGAATACAAAGCTCGATTGG aaTGTCACTAGAAGAGCTTCAGGCGCGTTACGATTTAAGAATGTCCCACAACTAG
- the LOC119068679 gene encoding protein C-ets-2-like isoform X1 has protein sequence MEFNSNECCSQCVIPHFNGCGPTCLWKFLLELLMDQNCHRCITWTGNGWEFKLIDPEEVARRWGAVKNKPRMNYEKLSRAIRYYYNKGIIQKTFGRKYVYRFTDGIQSSIGFRNCSKFSECVISAYRAECH, from the exons ATGGAATTTAATTCTAACGAATGCTGTTCACAATGTGTGATACCACATTTCAATGGATGTGGACCTACgtgtttatggaaatttttgttagaattaCTGATGGATCAGAACTGCCACCGATGCATAACGTGGACCGGCAACGGATGGGAATTCAAACTAATCGATCCTGAAGag GTGGCTCGCAGATGGGGTGCAGTTAAGAACAAACCCAGAATGAATTATGAGAAATTGAGTCGAGCTATTCGCTATTACTACAACAAAGGAATTATTCAGAAAACTTTTGGAAGGAAATATGTCTATCGATTTACGGATGGAATACAAAGCTCGATTGG ctTTCGAAATTGCTCAAAGTTTTCGGAATGTGTCATAAGTGCTTATAGAGCTG aaTGTCACTAG